In one Arachis duranensis cultivar V14167 chromosome 9, aradu.V14167.gnm2.J7QH, whole genome shotgun sequence genomic region, the following are encoded:
- the LOC107464066 gene encoding lysM domain receptor-like kinase 3, translating into MVLVRIPHLRFFLFLLLHIHCISCYNTTTTPLGCTDTGRVCTSFLAFKPQQNQSLAVIQSMFDVLPGDITVEDSGWDYVFIRKNCSCAYGLRKYVSNTTFTVKSNQGYVYDLVMDAYDGLALPPNTTRRAKNGAVVSLRLFCGCSSGLWNYLMSYVMRDGDSVESLASRFGVSMDNIESVNGIGNPDNVTVGSVYYIPLDSAPGDPYPINNTAPPAPVPAPSVENISGDQVGRKAHVPYGWIIGGSGVGLFMVLLGIVLCVSLKSSNCRSEARSNEKDAEGKISHKFHILRNPSFFCGSGRYICGKTVEQKQTDAESSNHTITVPKVSTLGPDVFDMDKPVVFTYEEIFATTDCFSDSNLLGHGTYGSVYYSLLRDQEVAIKRMTAMKTKEFMSEMKVLCKVHHANLVELIGYAASQDELFLVYEYAQKGSLRSHLHDPQNKGHSPLSWIMRVQIALDAARGLEYIHEHTKTHYVHRDIKTSNILLDASFRAKISDFGLAKLVGKTNDGEVSTTKVVGTYGYLAPEYLSDGLATTKSDVYAFGVVLFEIISGREAIIRTEGTMSKNPDRRSLASVMLAVLRNSPDSVSMSNMRDYIDPNMMDLYPHDCVFKMAMLAKQCVDDDPVLRPDMKQVVISLSQILLSSIEWEATLAGNSQVFSGLVQGR; encoded by the exons ATGGTTCTTGTACGGATACCCCATTTGAGGTTCtttctgtttctgcttcttCATATTCACTGCATCAGCTGCTACAACACCACAACAACACCATTGGGTTGTACGGACACAGGCCGTGTCTGCACCTCTTTCTTGGCCTTTAAGCCTCAACAGAACCAAAGCTTAGCTGTGATTCAAAGCATGTTTGATGTGTTACCCGGTGACATCACTGTTGAGGATAGTGGTTGGGACTATGTGTTCATAAGGAAGAACTGTTCTTGTGCCTATGGCCTCAGGAAGTATGTGTCTAACACCACTTTTACTGTGAAATCCAATCAAGGGTATGTGTATGATTTGGTTATGGATGCTTATGATGGTCTTGCTTTGCCTCCAAACACAACAAGGAGGGCTAAGAATGGTGCTGTTGTGTCTTTGAGGTTGTTCTGTGGCTGCTCTAGTGGCTTGTGGAACTATCTGATGAGTTATGTTATGAGAGATGGTGACAGTGTTGAATCATTGGCAAGTAGATTTGGGGTTAGTATGGATAACATTGAGAGTGTGAATGGCATTGGTAATCCTGATAATGTCACGGTTGGTTCGGTTTATTATATACCTCTTGATTCAG CTCCGGGTGATCCTTATCCCATTAACAATACTGCTCCTCCAGCTCCTGTTCCCGCCCCATCTGTTGAGAATATCTCAG GTGATCAAGTCGGTCGTAAGGCTCATGTACCTTACGGATGGATCATTGGGGGTTCAGGGGTTGGTCTTTTTATGGTGTTATTAGGCATAGTTCTCTGTGTTTCTCTGAAGTCATCAAATTGTCGCTCTGAAGCCAGAAGTAATGAAAAAGATGCTGAGGGGAAGATATCTCATAAGTTCCATATTCTTAGAAATCCAAGTTTTTTCTGTGGTTCTGGGAGGTATATATGTGGCAAAACTGTAGAACAGAAGCAAACTGATGCCGAATCCAGTAATCACACGATTACCGTTCCCAAAGTTTCAA CTCTTGGCCCTGATGTGTTTGACATGGATAAGCCTGTAGTTTTTACATATGAAGAGATTTTCGCCACAACTGACTGTTTCTCTGATTCAAATCTACTTGGTCATGGTACCTATGGTTCTGTTTACTATAGCCTTCTTCGGGATCAG GAAGTTGCTATCAAAAGAATGACTGCtatgaaaacaaaagaattcaTGTCAGAGATGAAAGTTCTATGCAAGGTCCATCATGCTAATCTG GTAGAATTGATCGGCTATGCAGCTAGTCAGGATGAGCTTTTCCTTGTTTATGAATATGCTCAAAAGGGTTCACTTAGAAGTCATTTGCATGATCCTCAAAATAAGG GTCATTCCCCACTTTCTTGGATCATGAGGGTCCAAATTGCTCTTGATGCCGCTCGGGGACTTGAATATATACATGAACACACTAAGACTCATTATGTCCACCGGGACATCAAGACGAGCAACATTTTGCTCGATGCTTCCTTTAGAGCAAAG ATTTCGGATTTCGGGTTAGCAAAACTTGTTGGAAAAACAAATGATGGTGAAGTTTCAACAACCAAAGTTGTTGGTACTTATGGATATCTTGCACCAGA ATACTTGAGTGATGGCCTTGCAACAACAAAGAGTGATGTCTATGCATTTGGTGTTGTCCTTTTCGAGATCATATCGGGCAGGGAGGCCATTATTCGAACAGAAGGAACGATGTCCAAAAATCCAGATAGGCGTTCACTGGCTTCTGTG ATGTTGGCAGTCCTTAGGAACTCGCCGGATTCCGTGAGCATGTCAAACATGAGAGATTATATTGACCCAAATATGATGGATCTGTATCCCCATGATTGTGTATTTAAG ATGGCCATGCTGGCGAAGCAATGCGTGGACGACGATCCGGTCTTACGGCCGGACATGAAACAAGTTGTGATATCTCTCTCACagattcttctttcttcaattgaatgggaagCAACTCTGGCAGGGAATAGCCAAGTATTTAGTGGCCTTGTTCAGGGAAGATAG
- the LOC107463865 gene encoding L-type lectin-domain containing receptor kinase VII.1-like: protein MTHCSADRVMLRRHSSSQVLPYGSKRLWCKMFLWSHRNIHRAISSKSTQVNPGVAVTHNPYGYSSDTLEPKHKQSPGNVECLIRLVCSQLLIRGDELIMRLGVLRGGAEVAVKRISQENDGVREFLAEISSLGRLKQRNLVALRGWCKKDMGNFLLVYEYMDNGSLDKRVFCDESMMLNCEERIRNIKGVAFAVLYLHEGWEEQVLHRDIKASNVLLDKDMNGKLGDFGLARMHSHGQVASTRKLVGTVGYMAPEVIKTGQALTRTDVFMFGILILEVMCGRRPMEEGKPPLVEFVWGLMVKGELMNALDERLSAKGDFNLQQVEKVLQLGLLCAYPEPKSRPNMRQVVSILEGNNEGGEESENENADTSPAISISFVSFVSSLCSLSRSQAFSLSRLGSRTQGFRRSPCRQSSPSCTQSHSHAFPELVVAGGRSTQTRDWSSSSSLHGSSPSRT from the exons ATGACTCACTGCAGTGCTGATAGAGTTATGTTGAGAAGGCATTCCTCAAGCCAAGTTCTTCCTTATGGAAGTAAGAGACTTTGGTGCAAGATGTTTCTCTGGAGCCATAGGAACATACATAGAGCTATTTCAAGCAAATCAACACAGGTGAATCCTGGTGTGGCTGTAACGCACAATCCATACGGGTACTCTTCCGACACCCTTGAACCGAAGCACAAGCAGTCACCAGGAAATGTGGAATG CTTAATACGCTTAGTATGTTCGCAATTGTTGATTCGCGGTGATGAACTAATTATGCGTTTG GGTGTTCTAAGAGGCGGCGCAGAGGTGGCAGTGAAGCGAATATCACAAGAGAATGACGGCGTGAGAGAGTTCCTAGCAGAAATTTCAAGCCTTGGAAGATTGAAGCAGAGAAACTTGGTTGCTCTGAGAGGATGGTGCAAGAAAGACATGggaaatttcttgttagtttaTGAATACATGGATAATGGGAGTTTGGATAAGAGAGTGTTTTGTGATGAGAGCATGATGCTGAACTGTGAAGAGAGAATAAGAAATATCAAAGGTGTGGCCTTTGCTGTGTTGTATTTGCATGAAGGTTGGGAAGAACAAGTTCTGCATAGGGACATCAAAGCCAGCAATGTGTTACTTGATAAGGATATGAATGGAAAGCTTGGAGACTTTGGATTAGCAAGAATGCATAGCCATGGCCAAGTTGCTAGCACAAGAAAGTTGGTTGGAACAGTTGGTTACATGGCTCCAGAAGTGATCAAGACCGGACAAGCCTTGACTCGCACGGATGTGTTCATGTTTGGAATCTTGATTTTAGAGGTCATGTGTGGAAGGAGGCCTATGGAAGAAGGTAAGCCACCTCTTGTGGAGTTTGTGTGGGGACTAATGGTTAAAGGGGAACTAATGAATGCACTTGATGAGAGGTTAAGTGCTAAAGGAGACTTCAATCTGCAACAAGTTGAGAAGGTTCTTCAGTTGGGATTGTTGTGTGCATACCCTGAACCAAAATCAAGACCAAATATGAGACAAGTTGTGAGTATTTTAGAAGGGAACAATGAGGGAGGAGAAGAATCAGAGAATGAGAATGCGGATACTT CCCCAGCAATCAGCATCTCCTTCGTCTCCTTCGTCTCATCTCTCTGCTCACTATCGCGATCTCAAGCTTTCTCCCTCTCTCGTCTCGGGTCTCGCACCCAAGGTTTTCGTCGCTCTCCGTGTCGCCAGTCGTCACCATCTTGCACTCAGTCGCACTCGCACGCCTTCCCTGAGCTCGTTGTCGCCGGCGGCAGAAGCACCCAGACCCGGGACtggtcgtcgtcgtcgtcgctCCATGGCTCCTCACCGTCTCGGACTTAG